From Coleofasciculus sp. FACHB-1120, one genomic window encodes:
- a CDS encoding Nif11-like leader peptide family natural product precursor — MAKEEVIKLFRAVQTDPALREKLNSAPDLETLVKMAEECGYNFTVEEWKDTTGFKVEELEGELSEIPGL, encoded by the coding sequence ATGGCAAAAGAGGAAGTCATAAAACTTTTTAGAGCTGTTCAAACTGACCCTGCCTTACGGGAAAAGCTCAACTCTGCACCAGACTTGGAAACATTAGTCAAAATGGCTGAAGAATGTGGTTATAACTTTACAGTTGAAGAATGGAAAGATACAACTGGATTTAAAGTAGAAGAGTTGGAAGGAGAATTGTCAGAAATCCCTGGTTTATAA
- a CDS encoding ATP-binding protein, whose protein sequence is MMTTTSDRWQAANQGYFMGQVARVRQALERQVARMRGEEKAQEPEEDFPPLTWNLSPPAALEQLCKTFGLSDFERDILLLCVGMELDPSFSSLCAIAQGNERQAYPTMSLALAILSASHWDALTPAASLRRWQLIEVGTGNTLTSSPLRIDERILHYIAGVQHLDERLMGIVEPLHRSVQSLVPSHRQVAEQLAGTWLQASQQGSALPVVQLCGDETASKRAIASATCALLQLNLYAMSAQAIPTSPSDFNSILRLWNREAILSESVLLLDCDDVETSDPARENVIATLIEGITSPVIVISPERRRSRQRPSITIDVSKPTVPEQRAIWQDALGEEAESLNGHLDKLVSHFSLSAPSIYAVCTEAKGRGAGENKESLVSLSPQSSVLSPPETLSTRLWDTCRSQARQRLNDLAQPIIPGASWDELVLPEAQRQVLRDVAAHVRQRAKVYESWGFGGSGRGLGISALFAGGSGTGKTMAADVLAGELRLDLYRIDLSSVVSKYIGETEKNLRRVFDAAEAGGAILLFDEADALFGKRSEVKDSHDRHANIEVAYLLQRMEAYRGLAILTTNLKGSLDQAFLRRIRFIVQFPFPDATQRAEIWQRIFPTETPTEGLDSVKLARLNVAGGNIRNIALNAAFIAADANEPVGMQHILQAAKSEYVKLERPLTDAEVKGWV, encoded by the coding sequence ATGATGACCACGACTAGCGATCGCTGGCAAGCAGCTAATCAGGGCTACTTTATGGGACAAGTTGCTCGCGTGCGTCAGGCGTTAGAACGTCAAGTCGCAAGGATGCGAGGGGAGGAAAAAGCTCAGGAACCGGAAGAAGATTTTCCCCCTCTTACTTGGAACCTTTCGCCTCCAGCAGCATTAGAACAACTGTGCAAAACCTTCGGTTTGTCAGATTTTGAGCGGGATATCCTGCTGTTGTGCGTGGGGATGGAACTTGACCCCAGCTTTTCTTCCTTGTGCGCGATCGCTCAAGGCAACGAACGGCAGGCGTATCCGACAATGAGCTTAGCGCTGGCGATTCTATCTGCCTCCCACTGGGATGCACTAACCCCGGCGGCATCATTGCGTCGCTGGCAACTGATTGAAGTTGGGACAGGAAATACACTCACCTCCAGTCCCCTGCGAATTGACGAGCGAATATTGCACTACATCGCTGGCGTGCAACATCTAGATGAACGGCTCATGGGGATTGTAGAGCCATTGCACCGCTCGGTTCAAAGTTTGGTGCCATCCCACCGACAAGTGGCAGAACAACTGGCAGGGACGTGGTTACAGGCATCGCAACAAGGTTCGGCGTTACCTGTCGTGCAGTTATGTGGAGATGAGACTGCCAGCAAACGAGCGATCGCATCTGCAACTTGCGCTCTTTTACAGCTCAACTTATATGCGATGTCCGCCCAAGCAATTCCCACCAGTCCCAGCGACTTTAACAGCATCCTGCGGCTATGGAATCGGGAAGCCATTTTAAGTGAGAGTGTCCTGTTACTCGACTGTGATGATGTCGAGACAAGCGATCCAGCGCGAGAAAATGTTATTGCCACGTTGATTGAAGGAATCACCAGTCCGGTCATCGTCATCAGTCCGGAAAGACGGCGATCGCGGCAGCGTCCCTCAATTACGATTGATGTTAGCAAGCCAACCGTCCCCGAACAGCGGGCGATTTGGCAAGATGCCCTGGGTGAAGAAGCAGAAAGCTTGAACGGGCATCTAGACAAGCTAGTCTCCCATTTCAGCCTTAGCGCCCCCTCTATTTACGCTGTTTGTACTGAGGCAAAAGGGAGGGGAGCCGGGGAGAATAAAGAATCTCTCGTTTCACTCAGTCCTCAGTCCTCAGTCCTCAGTCCTCCAGAAACGCTCAGCACCCGCTTGTGGGATACCTGTCGCTCACAAGCTCGTCAGAGGCTCAATGACCTGGCTCAACCCATTATCCCGGGAGCCAGTTGGGATGAGCTGGTATTGCCAGAAGCACAACGACAGGTATTGCGCGACGTTGCTGCCCACGTTCGGCAACGTGCCAAAGTGTACGAAAGTTGGGGTTTTGGTGGTAGCGGACGCGGCTTGGGCATCAGCGCCTTATTTGCCGGAGGCAGCGGCACTGGCAAAACAATGGCAGCAGATGTACTAGCTGGAGAGTTGCGGCTAGACCTTTATCGCATCGACCTGAGTTCCGTCGTTAGTAAGTATATTGGGGAGACAGAAAAGAACCTGCGGCGCGTATTTGATGCCGCAGAAGCCGGTGGAGCCATTCTGCTGTTCGACGAAGCTGACGCCCTATTTGGCAAGCGTTCTGAGGTAAAAGACAGCCACGATCGCCATGCCAATATTGAAGTTGCCTACCTGCTACAACGCATGGAAGCCTACCGAGGCTTAGCAATTTTGACGACTAATTTAAAGGGTTCTCTCGATCAGGCATTTCTGCGCCGGATTCGTTTTATCGTTCAGTTTCCCTTCCCCGATGCCACCCAAAGAGCTGAGATTTGGCAGCGGATCTTCCCCACAGAAACGCCTACTGAAGGGCTAGATTCCGTGAAGCTAGCACGGCTAAATGTCGCCGGTGGAAATATTCGCAATATTGCCCTCAATGCAGCCTTTATTGCCGCAGACGCGAATGAGCCGGTCGGGATGCAACACATTTTGCAAGCGGCCAAAAGCGAATATGTCAAACTGGAAAGACCTCTCACCGATGCTGAAGTGAAAGGCTGGGTGTGA
- a CDS encoding DUF4255 domain-containing protein, protein MSNYLAIATVTAALQRTLQAVVQIDVDGARVTTVRPSNLGSGTPESGVNIYLYQVSLNPVWRSSADVRNRNRKGEMAKRSHNALDLHYMISLYGNEVELEPQRLLGSVVRTLKDRSILTQEMIWDTIADSNFTYLADSNLSEQLEEISFVPMDLSLEDLSKVWSVFFQTPYTLSVAYRATVVMIEGEESAQKALPVREYKFSGVVPFSNQPVIQEVVSQAGRFQAILADSTLLIRGKNLNGNITRVRLGEAEATPSDVHETQVTLPLSAFSAESLRAGVQSLQVIHHLSSPSAPVANGGAESNGATARSNSTPALSLQPTLQRSIESNVAPFVLRPTITEVSISNIQGSGDELRSANLTLQVNLTIGNKQRVVVALNERSIDNPGAYLFDALPRRADTTSVIVPVRDVKPGEYLVRVHVDGAESMLSVDTDKDSPTFQQYIDPKVAIV, encoded by the coding sequence ATGAGCAATTATTTAGCGATCGCTACTGTCACTGCTGCTTTGCAAAGAACTTTGCAGGCTGTTGTACAAATAGACGTAGATGGCGCAAGAGTGACAACGGTGCGACCCAGTAACTTAGGAAGTGGCACACCAGAATCGGGAGTGAACATCTACCTCTATCAAGTGAGTCTCAATCCTGTGTGGCGCAGCAGCGCTGATGTGCGGAATCGCAATCGCAAGGGCGAAATGGCAAAGCGATCGCACAATGCTCTCGATCTGCATTATATGATTAGTCTCTATGGCAATGAGGTTGAGTTAGAACCGCAACGACTTTTAGGCAGCGTCGTTCGTACCCTTAAAGATCGCTCAATTCTCACCCAGGAAATGATTTGGGACACGATCGCTGATTCTAACTTTACCTACTTAGCCGACTCGAACCTCTCCGAACAGCTCGAAGAAATTAGCTTCGTGCCAATGGATTTATCTTTAGAAGATTTATCTAAGGTTTGGTCGGTATTCTTCCAAACCCCATACACCCTCTCTGTTGCTTACCGAGCGACTGTCGTCATGATAGAAGGGGAAGAATCCGCCCAGAAAGCCTTACCCGTGCGCGAATACAAGTTCAGCGGTGTGGTGCCATTTTCTAATCAGCCGGTGATTCAGGAGGTAGTGTCGCAAGCGGGCAGGTTTCAGGCAATCTTGGCAGACAGCACGTTACTGATTCGGGGTAAAAATTTGAATGGCAACATCACGCGGGTGCGTCTTGGTGAGGCGGAAGCGACGCCTTCAGACGTTCACGAAACCCAAGTCACATTGCCCCTAAGTGCCTTCTCTGCCGAGTCGCTCCGCGCGGGCGTACAAAGTCTACAGGTGATTCATCACCTCTCAAGCCCCAGCGCCCCTGTGGCGAACGGTGGTGCCGAATCGAACGGCGCAACAGCCAGAAGCAACTCGACCCCCGCGTTAAGCCTCCAGCCCACTCTCCAGCGCAGTATCGAGTCGAATGTAGCACCGTTTGTATTGCGTCCAACGATTACAGAAGTAAGTATCTCCAACATTCAGGGAAGTGGAGATGAACTGCGCTCGGCGAACCTAACGCTGCAAGTCAATCTTACGATCGGCAACAAGCAGCGAGTGGTGGTGGCGCTGAACGAACGGTCAATCGATAATCCAGGCGCTTATCTGTTTGATGCTTTACCGCGTCGAGCCGATACAACCTCGGTAATCGTTCCGGTTCGGGATGTGAAGCCAGGAGAGTATTTGGTGCGGGTACACGTAGATGGAGCGGAAAGTATGTTGAGCGTAGATACGGACAAAGATAGCCCGACCTTCCAGCAGTATATTGACCCAAAGGTAGCGATTGTATGA